Proteins found in one Aspergillus puulaauensis MK2 DNA, chromosome 8, nearly complete sequence genomic segment:
- a CDS encoding acyltransferase family protein (COG:I;~EggNog:ENOG410PVGT;~InterPro:IPR002656;~PFAM:PF01757;~TransMembrane:10 (i12-29o61-86i107-130o150-168i180-201o207-224i266-285o314-332i344-363o394-415i);~go_function: GO:0016747 - transferase activity, transferring acyl groups other than amino-acyl groups [Evidence IEA]), with protein sequence MIAASMDGRQRWLDGLRGIAAVIVTWFHFTVGEMHIPYRGFTDTPAEENRHLIQLPPFRTVFAGTAMVTLFFVISGYSVPLAIIRLRGQSNNAECYRKLTSSALRRVFRLYLPVLVVCVISQVLFYAGAYSSWRFPETEGCPGALPWSSIWPHLKCLSLTIMSALGFVPLGGTQGLNSHLWTMLVELQGSFALYLTILALLSATSRARLTIIAVLTFLLFWFGFHESFCFFSGLLFAELDLIAHTSSEAFIVPVTQKPSSRSSTPFIAAKLTLFSIGIHLLSMPLRVDHYEDYWYSSELTILPFWNYPVKRINSWYSVGAVLIVFAIRGLPVLKRALESPIPQFAGEISFSLYLIHQTFIRILRNPILEMVCRTLWGKGFAATRDDGYGSHVYYLSWVVATGVVGSLLVVTAALMTRTVDRRSIALAYRLEERLSGR encoded by the coding sequence ATGATAGCAGCAAGCATGGACGGCCGACAGCGCTGGCTCGACGGACTTCGCGGTATTGCAGCAGTGATAGTGACATGGTTCCATTTCACCGTTGGCGAAATGCATATCCCCTACCGCGGATTCACTGATACGCCCGCCGAAGAAAACCGACACTTGATTCAACTTCCTCCATTCCGCACCGTCTTCGCAGGGACGGCCATGGTTACCCTCTTCTTCGTTATTTCTGGATACTCGGTCCCTCTCGCGATCATTCGGCTGCGTGGCCAGAGTAACAACGCCGAGTGCTACCGCAAGCTGACGTCTTCTGCCCTTCGCCGGGTCTTTCGCCTCTACTTGCCTGTGCTTGTTGTCTGTGTCATATCCCAGGTGCTTTTCTATGCCGGGGCCTATTCGTCGTGGCGCTTTCCTGAGACCGAAGGCTGTCCTGGTGCTCTGCCGTGGTCATCAATCTGGCCGCACTTGAAATGCCTTTCCTTGACTATTATGAGTGCCCTTGGATTCGTTCCGCTGGGGGGCACCCAGGGCCTCAACTCGCATCTTTGGACGATGCTTGTCGAACTTCAAGGCTCCTTCGCATTATACCTCACGATCCTTGCCCTGCTCTCCGCTACCTCTCGAGCCCGCTTGACAATAATCGCGGTGCTAACCTTTCTGCTCTTCTGGTTTGGATTCCACGAGtcattctgcttcttctctggACTATTATTTGCAGAACTCGACTTGATAGCCCACACGTCCTCAGAAGCGTTCATCGTCCCAGTTACACAAAAGCCCTCTTCTAGGAGCTCCACACCGTTCATTGCCGCAAAACTCACCCTCTTCTCAATCGGAATCCATCTCCTATCCATGCCGCTCCGGGTAGACCACTACGAAGACTACTGGTATTCATCCGAActcaccatcctccccttctGGAACTACCCCGTCAAACGAATCAACAGCTGGTACTCAGTCGGTGCAGTCCTCATCGTCTTTGCAATCAGAGGACTCCCGGTACTCAAGAGAGCGCTTGAATCGCCTATCCCCCAGTTCGCGGGTGAGATCTCGTTTTCGCTATATCTTATTCATCAGACGTTTATCCGCATTCTGCGTAACCCTATTCTGGAGATGGTTTGTCGGACACTGTGGGGGAAGGGGTTTGCTGCGACTAGGGATGATGGATATGGTAGCCATGTGTACTATTTGTCGTGGGTTGTTGCGACGGGGGTGGTGGGTTCGTTGCTTGTTGTTACGGCTGcgctgatgacgaggactGTTGACCGGCGTTCTATTGCTCTTGCATATAGGTTGGAAGAAAGATTGTCGGgtcggtga